The Micromonospora sp. Llam0 genome includes a window with the following:
- the eccCa gene encoding type VII secretion protein EccCa yields the protein MTSVIVKRPPRRPAPPLPTGEVVLDPPPEIPPPAGKAWTRMLMILPMAAGGAAMGLMMAGQRGGGGPLTYVAGGMFGISILGMMGMMMLNQTGPGKKEMIEARRQYMRRLAQQRAQIRATIKQQREAIHYRHPEPDALWSTVTGGRLWERRRADADFSVVRIGIGALEVATPLIPPQTRPVDELEPLCAMALRKFVATYSVVPDLPVAIALRDFSHVYLRGSERTVRDLTRALLAQMSAFHSPDDLLIGLCVPDMQRPNWEWAKWLPHAQHPAKLDAVGPVRLFAPAVNALEAMLDDVLANRPRFEPATANSIPGPHVVVVIDGGSTTGSDHLMTDGGVAGVTILDLSNPPPRLLDDTSVVLDVADDGTISGTTMDGVIQVGTADRIDVAQAEVLARELAPLRLSAASYADQSAGVTFDLGLAELLGLGSPYDFDLGHAWASRPNRDRLRVPLGVGPDGRPIEIDLKESAQDGMGPHGLLVGATGSGKSELLRTLVLALAVTHSSEILNFVLVDFKGGATFTTLDRLPHTSAVITNLADELSLVDRMLGAIQGELMRRQELLRRAGNYASQRDYERARAAGVPLAPLPSLLLIVDEFSELLTARPDFIDMFVQIGRVGRSLGVHLLLASQRLEEGRLRGLETHLSYRIGLRTFSSMDSRAVLGVPDAYELPRAPGHGYLRTGTEGMIRFKAAYVSGVVRQDGSGASVGGRAIDPVREFPTYYVAPPRDDKPVAEETELAEEAAAVGETLLDVLVDRMQGQGPPAHQVWLPPLAEPPTLGQLMAPIVQSPERGLSTPDLDPRRALHGLVGIIDKPFEQLREPMWLDLSGSGGNMVVVGGPQSGKSNFLRTLIGSLALQHTPREVQFYCLDFGGGGLTAMAGLPHTGGVAARRDVDKVRRTIAEMHGLMQAREGLFAAHGVEGIAAYRRAKRQGRFTEDPFGDVFLVIDGWSALRSEFEDLEPLVNELANRGLGYGIHLLAATNRWMDVRAVVRDMFGTKIELRLGEPSDSVINRRAAVNVPEQTPGRGLTPDGFHFLAGLPRIDAEQSVDDLSDAVAEFVKLAQTYWTNPPAPAVRLLPAELPYAALPAPQGGKLPIGIAESDLQPVLLDFGAEPHALLFGDIESGKSSFLRSLAKMVTTSYEPSQARLIFVDYRRTLLGCVDTPHLIGYGTSQQSTTDLVNQVTTVMRERLPGPEVKPEQLRDRSWWSGPELFLLIDDYDLLSGGMTNPLTPLLEFLPQARDIGLHLVLTRRIGGASRAMFDPVISRIRELASPGIMMSGPREEGALFGTIKPQFLPPGRAWLFTRRQGARLVQLAWTPPAH from the coding sequence GTGACATCGGTGATCGTGAAGCGGCCGCCGCGTCGGCCCGCGCCGCCGCTGCCCACCGGCGAGGTCGTGTTGGATCCGCCGCCCGAAATTCCCCCACCCGCCGGTAAGGCGTGGACCCGCATGCTCATGATTCTGCCGATGGCGGCCGGCGGCGCGGCCATGGGACTGATGATGGCCGGTCAGCGCGGCGGCGGTGGCCCGCTTACCTATGTGGCCGGTGGCATGTTCGGCATCTCCATTCTCGGGATGATGGGGATGATGATGCTGAATCAGACGGGCCCGGGCAAGAAGGAGATGATCGAGGCCCGCAGGCAGTACATGCGCCGTCTGGCACAGCAGCGCGCGCAGATCCGCGCCACCATCAAGCAGCAGCGGGAGGCCATCCACTACCGGCACCCCGAGCCCGACGCGCTGTGGTCGACGGTCACCGGCGGACGGCTCTGGGAGCGGCGTCGCGCCGACGCGGACTTCAGCGTCGTACGCATCGGCATCGGGGCACTGGAGGTCGCCACGCCGCTGATACCGCCACAGACCCGCCCGGTCGACGAGCTGGAGCCGCTGTGCGCGATGGCGTTGCGCAAGTTCGTGGCGACGTACTCGGTGGTTCCCGACCTGCCGGTGGCCATCGCGCTGCGCGACTTCTCCCACGTCTATCTGCGCGGCTCCGAGCGCACGGTGCGTGACCTGACGCGCGCGCTGCTCGCCCAGATGTCCGCCTTCCACTCCCCGGACGACCTGCTGATCGGCCTGTGCGTGCCGGACATGCAGCGGCCCAACTGGGAGTGGGCCAAGTGGCTGCCGCACGCACAGCACCCGGCGAAGCTCGACGCAGTCGGGCCGGTACGGCTCTTCGCGCCCGCTGTCAACGCGCTGGAGGCGATGCTCGACGACGTGCTGGCGAACCGTCCGCGCTTCGAACCGGCCACGGCGAACTCGATTCCCGGGCCGCACGTGGTGGTGGTCATCGACGGCGGCTCCACCACCGGCTCCGACCATCTGATGACCGACGGCGGCGTCGCCGGCGTGACCATCCTCGACCTGTCCAACCCGCCGCCGCGGCTGCTCGACGACACCTCGGTCGTGCTCGACGTCGCCGACGACGGCACCATCTCGGGCACCACGATGGACGGGGTGATCCAGGTCGGCACCGCCGACCGCATCGACGTCGCGCAGGCCGAGGTGCTGGCCCGGGAGCTGGCGCCGCTGCGGCTGTCGGCCGCGTCGTACGCCGACCAGTCCGCCGGGGTGACGTTCGACCTCGGACTCGCCGAGCTGCTCGGCCTCGGCTCGCCGTACGACTTCGACCTCGGCCACGCCTGGGCCAGCCGACCCAACCGCGACCGGCTGCGGGTGCCGCTCGGCGTGGGGCCGGACGGGCGGCCGATCGAGATCGACCTCAAGGAGTCCGCGCAGGACGGCATGGGCCCACACGGCCTGCTGGTCGGCGCCACCGGGTCGGGCAAGAGCGAGCTGCTCCGTACGCTGGTGCTGGCACTGGCCGTGACCCACAGCTCCGAGATCCTCAACTTCGTGCTCGTCGACTTCAAGGGCGGCGCGACGTTCACCACGCTCGACCGGCTGCCGCACACCAGCGCCGTCATCACCAACCTCGCCGACGAGCTGTCCCTCGTAGACCGGATGCTGGGCGCGATCCAGGGCGAGCTGATGCGCCGGCAGGAGCTGCTGCGCCGGGCCGGCAACTACGCCTCGCAGCGCGACTACGAGCGTGCCCGGGCGGCCGGGGTGCCGCTCGCCCCGCTGCCGAGTCTGCTGCTGATCGTCGACGAGTTCTCCGAGTTGCTGACCGCGCGCCCCGACTTCATCGACATGTTCGTGCAGATTGGCCGGGTGGGCCGGTCGCTCGGCGTACACCTGCTGCTCGCCTCGCAGCGCCTGGAGGAGGGCCGGCTGCGCGGGCTGGAGACGCACCTGTCGTACCGCATCGGCCTGCGTACGTTCTCCTCCATGGACAGCCGGGCGGTGCTCGGCGTGCCCGACGCGTACGAGCTGCCGCGGGCACCGGGTCACGGTTACCTGCGCACCGGCACCGAGGGGATGATCCGCTTCAAGGCCGCGTACGTCTCCGGGGTGGTGCGCCAGGACGGCTCCGGCGCCAGCGTGGGCGGCCGTGCCATCGACCCGGTGCGGGAGTTCCCCACGTACTACGTGGCGCCGCCGCGTGACGACAAGCCCGTCGCGGAGGAGACCGAGCTGGCGGAGGAGGCGGCGGCGGTCGGCGAAACTCTGCTCGACGTGCTGGTCGACCGGATGCAGGGGCAGGGCCCGCCGGCGCACCAGGTGTGGCTGCCGCCGCTGGCCGAACCGCCGACCCTGGGCCAGCTGATGGCGCCGATCGTGCAGTCGCCGGAGCGCGGACTGAGTACACCGGACCTCGACCCGCGGCGCGCGCTGCACGGCCTGGTCGGCATCATCGACAAGCCGTTCGAGCAGTTGCGCGAGCCGATGTGGTTGGACCTGTCCGGCAGCGGCGGCAACATGGTGGTGGTCGGCGGGCCGCAGAGCGGCAAGAGCAACTTCCTGCGTACGCTGATCGGCAGTCTGGCACTGCAGCACACCCCGCGCGAGGTGCAGTTCTACTGCCTCGACTTCGGTGGCGGCGGCCTGACCGCCATGGCCGGCCTGCCGCACACGGGTGGCGTCGCCGCCCGGCGCGATGTCGACAAGGTACGCCGCACGATCGCCGAGATGCACGGGCTCATGCAGGCCCGCGAGGGCCTGTTCGCCGCGCACGGTGTGGAGGGCATCGCCGCCTACCGTCGAGCCAAGCGGCAGGGGCGGTTCACCGAGGATCCGTTCGGCGACGTGTTCCTGGTCATCGACGGCTGGTCGGCGCTGCGCAGCGAGTTCGAAGACCTCGAACCGTTGGTGAACGAGCTGGCCAACCGGGGCCTCGGCTACGGCATCCATCTGCTGGCCGCGACCAACCGGTGGATGGACGTGCGGGCGGTGGTCCGCGACATGTTCGGTACGAAGATCGAGCTGCGCCTGGGCGAGCCGAGCGACTCGGTGATCAACCGGCGGGCCGCGGTCAACGTGCCCGAGCAGACGCCCGGCCGCGGCCTCACCCCGGACGGTTTCCACTTTCTGGCCGGGCTGCCCCGCATCGACGCCGAGCAGAGCGTCGACGACCTTTCCGACGCGGTGGCCGAGTTCGTCAAGCTCGCCCAGACGTACTGGACCAACCCGCCGGCGCCCGCGGTGCGGCTGCTGCCCGCCGAGCTGCCGTACGCCGCGCTGCCCGCGCCGCAGGGCGGGAAGCTGCCGATCGGTATCGCCGAGTCCGACCTGCAGCCGGTCCTCCTCGACTTCGGCGCCGAGCCGCACGCGCTGCTGTTCGGCGACATCGAAAGCGGCAAGAGCTCGTTTCTGCGCAGCCTGGCCAAGATGGTCACCACCAGCTACGAACCCAGCCAGGCCCGCCTCATCTTCGTCGACTACCGGCGCACCCTGCTCGGCTGCGTCGACACGCCACACCTGATCGGGTACGGCACGTCGCAGCAGAGCACCACCGACCTGGTGAACCAGGTGACCACTGTGATGCGGGAGCGGCTGCCCGGCCCGGAGGTCAAGCCCGAGCAGCTCCGCGACCGGAGCTGGTGGTCCGGGCCGGAGCTCTTCCTGCTGATCGACGACTACGACCTGCTCTCCGGCGGGATGACGAACCCGCTCACCCCGCTGCTGGAGTTCCTGCCCCAGGCCCGCGACATCGGGCTGCACCTGGTGCTGACCCGGCGGATCGGCGGGGCCAGCCGGGCCATGTTCGACCCGGTGATCAGCCGGATCCGGGAGCTGGCCTCGCCTGGCATCATGATGTCCGGCCCGCGCGAGGAGGGCGCACTGTTCGGCACCATCAAGCCGCAGTTCCTGCCGCCCGGCCGGGCCTGGCTGTTCACCCGCCGCCAGGGCGCCCGCCTCGTCCAGCTCGCCTGGACCCCACCGGCCCACTGA
- the eccD gene encoding type VII secretion integral membrane protein EccD gives MTAPGGLSLARVTVAAPKRRMDVALPDNMLVGELLPHLLRHAGDDLGEAGERHGGWVLRRATGGVLEATRNLSVQGVRDGELLHLAPRREDWPELAYDDVVEVIASGARRAGRSWGGSATRRCGLAVAAAVLSFGLLTLVLSGPPWPLPAGVALGMAAVLAILGLLLSRAFSDATAGAAVAAAGLPYAFVGGALLAAPSDLGLLRLGAPSLLLGSAALLVFSVIGYTGVAAVQRLFMAGLAISVAGLLAAVLCLAGMSPSGSAAVTLTTGIGLLPGYPLFASWLGRLPVPELPDRPEEILEDRPVPKRSDVFAAVARATELLSGMLLAAAVTGVCATLFLTTVDGSVPAQLLGFAAAAALLLRARLFALPQQRVPLLVSGVVGMALLAFGNTLDADPGGRLLILLLIVLAAAAVLAAGLVYSRRSPSPYLGRAADIVDVLAIMALIPLACAVAGLFGAIQGLFSSIGG, from the coding sequence GTGACTGCCCCGGGAGGCCTCAGCCTGGCGAGAGTGACGGTGGCGGCACCGAAGCGGCGCATGGACGTCGCGTTGCCCGACAACATGCTCGTCGGGGAGTTGCTGCCGCACCTGCTGCGGCACGCCGGCGATGATCTCGGCGAGGCCGGTGAGCGGCACGGTGGCTGGGTGCTGCGCCGCGCCACCGGCGGCGTGCTCGAAGCCACCCGCAACCTCTCCGTGCAGGGCGTACGCGACGGCGAGCTGCTGCATCTGGCTCCGCGCCGGGAAGACTGGCCCGAGCTCGCGTACGACGACGTGGTCGAGGTGATCGCGAGCGGCGCGCGGCGGGCCGGACGTTCCTGGGGAGGCTCCGCGACCCGCCGGTGCGGCCTCGCGGTCGCCGCCGCGGTGCTGAGCTTCGGTCTGCTGACCCTCGTGCTGTCCGGACCGCCGTGGCCGCTGCCGGCGGGCGTGGCGCTGGGGATGGCGGCGGTCCTCGCGATACTCGGCCTGCTGTTGTCCCGGGCCTTCTCCGACGCGACCGCCGGCGCCGCGGTGGCCGCGGCCGGCCTGCCGTACGCGTTCGTGGGCGGCGCGCTGCTCGCAGCGCCCAGCGACCTCGGTCTGCTCCGACTGGGTGCGCCGAGCCTTCTGCTCGGTTCGGCGGCGCTGCTGGTGTTCAGTGTCATCGGCTACACGGGGGTAGCCGCCGTGCAGCGGCTCTTCATGGCCGGGCTGGCGATCAGCGTCGCCGGCCTGCTCGCCGCGGTGCTGTGCCTGGCCGGGATGTCGCCGTCCGGCTCAGCCGCTGTCACGCTCACGACGGGCATCGGTCTGCTCCCCGGCTACCCGCTGTTCGCCAGTTGGCTCGGCCGGCTACCGGTGCCCGAGCTCCCGGACCGCCCCGAGGAGATCCTCGAAGACCGCCCGGTACCCAAGCGGTCCGACGTCTTCGCCGCCGTCGCGCGGGCGACTGAACTACTCTCCGGAATGCTGCTGGCCGCCGCCGTCACCGGGGTCTGCGCCACCCTGTTTCTGACTACTGTGGATGGGAGCGTACCGGCCCAGCTCCTCGGCTTCGCGGCCGCTGCGGCGTTGCTGCTGCGTGCCCGCCTGTTCGCCCTTCCGCAGCAGCGGGTGCCGCTGCTGGTCAGCGGCGTGGTCGGAATGGCACTGCTGGCCTTCGGCAACACACTGGACGCCGACCCCGGCGGTCGGCTGCTGATCCTGCTCCTGATCGTGCTCGCCGCCGCAGCGGTGCTCGCCGCCGGTCTGGTCTACAGCCGGCGCAGCCCGTCGCCCTACCTGGGTCGTGCCGCCGACATCGTCGACGTGCTCGCCATCATGGCGCTGATCCCGCTGGCCTGCGCGGTCGCCGGCCTGTTCGGCGCGATTCAAGGGCTGTTCTCGTCGATCGGCGGGTGA
- the eccB gene encoding type VII secretion protein EccB, whose product MATRRDQLHSYQFLTQRVISAFVMRETDPQQSPLRRGIGAIFGGLMIAVLVAAGFGIYGIITKVGSDRWRADGAVVIEKETGASFIYLQGKLHPTLNYASAVLASGRPDAPVFRVASNSLTSAPRGVTIGIPGAPNSLAPASRQVGLPWTVCSAPSGADTGRTVEAVSLVVSRAPVGGRSLAEEGVLVRDSRQDATYLVWHGRRFLIRDARNVVPALFGAVNAAPVGAAWLNALPAGNAIERVAFSGHNQPSSEVDGWTIGDVLVTQTGSGPQYYLVLDDGLAPITELQQNILRAEFTVEPIEIPVSQATSAPVSSQVRPATGDSAPPATPPALIRPATGDALCAVTSDARAVPTITSVGGTVVGLDEAVPTGSVTRDGVILADYVLVPPGQVAVVRVLGAPTADAGPYYVVTDLGIKFPVPNATVLGQLGYPAAQATDVPTTLVSRIPTGPTLDPVAATRPASAAPAD is encoded by the coding sequence ATGGCCACGCGACGCGACCAGCTCCACTCGTACCAGTTCCTCACCCAGCGGGTCATCTCCGCCTTCGTGATGCGCGAGACCGACCCGCAGCAGTCCCCGCTCCGCCGCGGTATCGGCGCGATCTTCGGCGGCCTGATGATCGCCGTCCTGGTAGCCGCCGGGTTCGGCATCTACGGCATCATCACCAAGGTCGGCAGCGACAGGTGGCGGGCCGACGGCGCGGTCGTAATCGAAAAGGAGACCGGCGCCAGCTTCATCTACCTGCAGGGCAAGCTGCACCCGACGCTCAACTACGCGTCGGCGGTGCTGGCCTCCGGCCGCCCCGACGCGCCCGTGTTCCGGGTGGCGAGCAACTCGCTGACCAGCGCGCCCCGTGGCGTCACGATCGGTATTCCGGGCGCGCCCAACTCGCTGGCACCGGCCAGTAGGCAGGTTGGTCTGCCTTGGACTGTCTGCTCGGCACCCAGCGGGGCCGACACCGGCCGGACCGTCGAGGCGGTCTCCCTGGTCGTGTCCCGGGCACCGGTCGGCGGGCGGTCGCTGGCCGAGGAGGGCGTCCTGGTCCGCGACTCCCGGCAGGACGCGACCTACCTCGTCTGGCACGGCCGCCGGTTCCTGATCCGCGACGCCCGCAACGTCGTGCCCGCCCTCTTCGGAGCGGTCAACGCCGCACCGGTCGGCGCGGCGTGGCTCAACGCGCTACCCGCCGGCAACGCCATCGAACGGGTCGCGTTCAGCGGGCACAACCAGCCGTCCAGCGAGGTGGACGGCTGGACGATCGGCGACGTGCTGGTCACGCAGACCGGCTCGGGGCCGCAGTACTACCTCGTCCTCGACGACGGGCTCGCTCCGATCACCGAACTGCAGCAGAACATCCTGCGCGCCGAGTTCACCGTGGAGCCGATCGAGATACCTGTGTCCCAGGCCACGTCGGCACCGGTCAGCAGCCAGGTGCGGCCAGCGACCGGAGACAGCGCGCCGCCCGCGACGCCGCCCGCGCTGATCCGACCGGCCACCGGCGACGCGCTGTGCGCGGTCACCAGCGACGCGCGCGCCGTACCGACGATCACCTCTGTCGGCGGTACGGTGGTCGGCCTCGACGAGGCGGTACCGACCGGCTCGGTCACCCGCGACGGCGTGATCCTCGCCGACTATGTGCTGGTGCCGCCGGGCCAGGTCGCCGTCGTCCGGGTGCTCGGCGCGCCGACCGCCGATGCCGGCCCGTACTACGTCGTCACCGACCTCGGCATCAAGTTTCCGGTGCCCAACGCGACCGTCCTCGGGCAGCTCGGCTACCCGGCGGCCCAGGCGACCGACGTGCCGACCACGCTGGTCTCGCGGATACCCACCGGACCGACGCTCGACCCGGTCGCGGCCACCCGCCCCGCCTCGGCGGCCCCCGCCGACTGA
- a CDS encoding S8 family serine peptidase: protein MRRLARAVAVAAAGVVAAGQVAPVSALAGVVAPVSALAAPICADPGEAIDPVPWPQRMLGPERIFPLTRGGGVTVAVLDSGVDAGHPQLAGRVESGFDAVAGGGSADGDCLGTGTQVAGVIGAQQERPGGLTGVAPTARILPIRVVADRLSGEGADPQALAQGINAAIDGGADVIAVSTITYRDSPALRAAVDRAVSSDVLVLAAAGDLGDGENPTPYPADYDGVIGVGAIQQSGEVWPRSQRGDYVDLVAPGVGVVTLQRTRGRAVVDGTGVACGFAAGAAALLRARRSDLTAEQAARQLLSTTIPAPGGSGYGHGIVNPYSAVHDSLADGGEAQPLPALGKPSSGGSPAWARSRDLALVGTGLAVAAVLTVLVLSVALPRGRRRFWRSAVAPAPTRRDESEEPGPPVMLFD from the coding sequence ATGAGGCGGCTGGCCCGCGCCGTCGCGGTCGCGGCGGCCGGGGTGGTCGCGGCGGGCCAGGTCGCGCCGGTTTCGGCGCTGGCCGGTGTCGTCGCGCCGGTTTCGGCGCTGGCCGCGCCCATCTGCGCCGATCCCGGCGAGGCCATCGACCCGGTGCCCTGGCCGCAGCGGATGCTCGGGCCGGAGCGGATCTTCCCGTTGACCAGGGGCGGTGGGGTGACCGTCGCGGTGCTCGACTCCGGAGTCGACGCCGGCCACCCGCAGTTGGCCGGCCGCGTCGAATCCGGATTCGACGCGGTGGCCGGCGGCGGGTCCGCGGACGGCGACTGCCTCGGTACGGGCACGCAGGTCGCCGGCGTGATCGGCGCCCAGCAGGAGCGCCCGGGCGGACTCACCGGCGTGGCACCCACCGCCCGGATCCTGCCGATCCGGGTGGTGGCCGACCGGCTCTCCGGCGAGGGCGCCGATCCGCAGGCGCTCGCGCAGGGCATCAATGCGGCCATTGACGGCGGCGCCGACGTGATAGCCGTGTCGACCATCACGTACCGCGACTCGCCGGCCCTGCGCGCGGCGGTGGACCGGGCGGTCTCCAGCGACGTGCTGGTCCTGGCCGCCGCCGGTGACCTCGGCGACGGCGAGAACCCGACCCCGTACCCAGCCGACTACGACGGCGTGATCGGCGTCGGCGCGATCCAGCAGAGCGGCGAGGTCTGGCCCAGGTCGCAGCGTGGCGACTACGTCGACCTGGTGGCGCCGGGCGTCGGCGTGGTCACGCTGCAACGGACACGCGGCCGAGCGGTGGTCGACGGGACGGGGGTGGCCTGCGGCTTCGCGGCCGGCGCGGCGGCACTGCTGCGCGCCCGGCGCTCCGACCTGACCGCCGAGCAGGCCGCCCGGCAGTTGCTGAGCACTACCATCCCGGCACCCGGCGGGTCCGGGTACGGCCACGGCATCGTCAACCCGTACTCGGCGGTGCACGACAGCCTGGCCGACGGCGGTGAAGCGCAGCCGTTGCCCGCGCTCGGCAAGCCGTCCAGCGGGGGGTCACCCGCCTGGGCGCGCAGCCGCGACCTCGCTCTGGTGGGCACCGGGCTGGCGGTCGCCGCGGTGCTGACCGTACTGGTGCTGTCGGTCGCACTGCCGCGGGGCCGGCGGCGGTTCTGGCGCTCGGCGGTGGCTCCCGCGCCGACGCGGCGGGACGAATCCGAAGAACCCGGCCCGCCCGTCATGCTCTTCGACTGA
- a CDS encoding SseB family protein, whose amino-acid sequence MTPSWEPANETERAMVRALLVGDRQEFFRILAFSDLYLPQRTTDQGGPQRLMTMQLFEQTFLPVFTSIEGMAAQVGGAADGYAVTNCAELRRKWPNPQWRLAVNIGSPIDMYLPIESVQAAALGDIVVPTVSEMVAEAEQAPAEGDIDPDGYIQDLLDTVVLLPTLDEVPDPNQILADGFPWRPVGTEEAPFIEVFTSEETFAEAYPEPVPAVTVAFPFVLSLWPEGHNLAVDPRTAQELTVPSEHVQMLLLLGAPEDAEEDER is encoded by the coding sequence GTGACACCGTCGTGGGAGCCCGCGAACGAGACCGAGCGGGCGATGGTCCGCGCCCTGCTGGTCGGCGACCGCCAGGAGTTCTTCCGCATCCTGGCGTTCAGCGACCTCTACCTGCCGCAGCGCACCACCGACCAGGGCGGGCCGCAGCGACTGATGACCATGCAACTGTTCGAGCAGACGTTCCTGCCGGTGTTCACGTCGATCGAGGGCATGGCGGCGCAGGTGGGGGGTGCCGCCGACGGGTACGCGGTGACGAACTGCGCCGAGCTGCGGCGCAAGTGGCCCAACCCGCAGTGGCGGCTGGCCGTCAACATCGGCTCGCCGATCGACATGTACCTGCCGATCGAGTCGGTGCAGGCGGCCGCGCTCGGCGACATCGTCGTCCCGACCGTGTCAGAAATGGTGGCCGAGGCCGAACAGGCGCCGGCGGAGGGTGACATCGACCCCGACGGTTACATTCAGGACCTGCTCGACACGGTGGTGCTGCTGCCGACCCTGGACGAGGTGCCGGACCCCAACCAGATCCTGGCGGACGGCTTCCCCTGGCGGCCGGTCGGCACCGAGGAGGCACCGTTCATCGAGGTCTTCACGTCCGAGGAGACGTTCGCCGAGGCGTACCCTGAGCCGGTGCCCGCCGTGACCGTGGCGTTTCCGTTCGTGCTGTCTCTGTGGCCGGAGGGGCACAATCTGGCGGTCGACCCGCGTACCGCGCAGGAGTTGACGGTGCCGAGTGAGCACGTACAGATGCTCCTGCTGCTCGGCGCACCTGAAGACGCGGAGGAGGACGAGCGGTGA
- a CDS encoding SMI1/KNR4 family protein yields the protein MTQPARPPIPGARHAFRVVHAGSPMLRIRYRRGVAFGPHGFPDWTPYARALVELPPTPSDFGMDEARVLDVLTANETMTRTGDQLWAAGTGTPVGWTWAHLAGTRRLALVPIELHGAARHLGGVSTGAADRSRRGLPVADGPPPPIHFAARLSPEAVGKVEERLGYALPPAYRDFLVRTNGGRPAWPAVHPRFGFVVDQPFFGVARQDWLQDLVYANAWFGDRLTAEFLAVGYVQGGLIAVRVRGGDEGSVWYWDDDDPRDTDAYGAADVADRLMHRCADGFAAFWRALREVPSSLRAIAERDAAGGHASPVWDERMGADLPAARRAPEVLP from the coding sequence ATGACCCAGCCGGCGCGGCCGCCCATACCGGGCGCGCGGCACGCGTTCCGGGTGGTTCACGCCGGTTCGCCGATGCTGCGGATCCGGTACCGGCGCGGCGTGGCGTTCGGGCCGCACGGCTTCCCGGACTGGACGCCGTACGCCCGGGCCCTGGTCGAGCTACCGCCGACCCCGTCCGACTTCGGCATGGACGAGGCGCGCGTGCTGGACGTGCTGACCGCCAACGAGACGATGACCCGTACCGGTGACCAACTATGGGCGGCGGGCACCGGCACACCGGTGGGCTGGACCTGGGCACACCTGGCCGGCACGCGGCGACTCGCGCTGGTGCCGATCGAGTTGCACGGCGCCGCCCGGCACCTCGGCGGGGTCAGCACCGGGGCCGCCGACCGCAGCCGGCGCGGCCTGCCCGTCGCGGACGGACCGCCGCCGCCGATCCACTTCGCCGCGCGCCTGTCGCCCGAGGCGGTGGGCAAGGTGGAGGAGCGCCTGGGGTACGCGCTGCCGCCCGCGTACCGTGACTTCCTGGTCCGCACCAACGGCGGCCGACCGGCGTGGCCGGCCGTCCACCCGCGCTTCGGGTTCGTGGTCGACCAACCGTTCTTCGGCGTCGCCCGGCAGGACTGGCTGCAGGACCTGGTCTACGCCAACGCGTGGTTCGGCGACCGGCTCACCGCCGAATTCCTCGCGGTCGGGTATGTGCAGGGCGGCCTGATCGCGGTGCGGGTGCGCGGCGGCGACGAGGGCTCCGTCTGGTACTGGGACGACGACGATCCCCGCGACACGGACGCGTACGGCGCGGCTGATGTGGCGGACCGGCTGATGCACCGGTGCGCCGATGGTTTCGCCGCCTTCTGGCGCGCGCTGCGCGAGGTGCCCTCGTCGCTGCGGGCGATCGCCGAGCGCGACGCGGCCGGTGGTCACGCGTCGCCGGTGTGGGACGAGCGGATGGGTGCCGACCTGCCCGCCGCCAGACGCGCGCCGGAGGTCCTGCCGTGA